One Salmo trutta chromosome 12, fSalTru1.1, whole genome shotgun sequence genomic region harbors:
- the LOC115204572 gene encoding CMP-N-acetylneuraminate-beta-galactosamide-alpha-2,3-sialyltransferase 1 yields the protein MIIFRIRKVSRVIVLLCITTIVVFYTGQLSSNSLVDFVKNALRPLDRILSPRYCACLKCMTQPDDDLWFQKRFNTSLKPFLTRKYKTLSNDTRMWWQKLQKDRNKANFSEVVEKLFQVIPDADLYMDAGPERCRTCAVVGNSGNLKGSHYGALIDSSDVIIRMNKARTSGYERDVGSRTTHHIIYPESAIDLDNTTSLVFFPFKTLDLQWLPGAITTGSHITFSYLRLRPKIKANKDLVLVLNPVFMKYVHEVWLDYSGKYPSTGFMALILALHICDEVNVYGFGKDRNGNWHHYWETLTNKKLKTGRHPGDYEYNVTRKLSEIHKLEIYKGW from the exons ATGATTATCTTCAGGATTAGAAAAGTCAGTCGTGTCATCGTTCTACTCTGCATCACAACTATCGTTGTGTTTTATACTGGACAGCTATCCTCCAATTCGCTTGTGGATTTTGTTAAAAATGCCCTTCGGCCTCTGGACAGGATCCTCTCTCCAAGATATTGCGCATGTCTCAAATGTATGACACAGCCAGACGATGACCTCTGGTTTCAGAAGCGCTTCAACACATCTCTTAAACCATTTCTGACCAGAAAGTACAAGACACTCTCCAACGATACAAGAATGTGGTGGCAg AAATTGCAGAAAGACCGTAACAAAGCCAACTTTAGCGAGGTGGTGGAGAAGTTGTTCCAGGTCATCCCTGATGCTGACCTTTACATGGACGCGGGCCCTGAGCGCTGTAGGACCTGTGCTGTGGTGGGGAACTCTGGGAACCTCAAGGGCTCCCACTACGGAGCCCTCATCGACTCCAGTGATGTCATCATAAG AATGAACAAGGCTCGTACCTCTGGCTATGAGCGGGATGTTGGCAGCCGGACCACACATCACATCATATACCCAGAGAGTGCCATAGACCTGGACAACACCACTAGTCTGGTGTTTTTCCCTTTCAAGACTCTGGACCTTCAGTGGCTACCCGGTGCCATTACCACTGGATCTCACATCACTTT CTCATATTTACGTCTTAGACCGAAGATAAAGGCCAACAAAGATTTG GTTTTGGTTCTGAATCCTGTGTTCATGAAATATGTTCATGAAGTCTGGCTTGACTATTCCGGCAAATACCCCTCCACCGGATTCATGGCTTTGATATTAGCCCTACACATTTGTGACGAG GTGAATGTGTATGGATTTGGGAAAGACAGAAATGGGAACTGGCACCACTACTGGGAAACACTAACCAATAAAAAGCTCAAGACTGGACGACACCCTGGAGACTATGAGTACAATGTCACTAGAAAGCTCTCGGAAATACACAAACTTGAGATATATAAGGGATGGTGA